The Dioscorea cayenensis subsp. rotundata cultivar TDr96_F1 chromosome 19, TDr96_F1_v2_PseudoChromosome.rev07_lg8_w22 25.fasta, whole genome shotgun sequence genome includes a window with the following:
- the LOC120283713 gene encoding probable carboxylesterase 17, which yields MRRRRMGVIPMDSHLPKVNPNLHVPKDHSSIIEEIQGLIKVFKDGHVERLPVMPEVPPSWSSNHDVLSKDIVLHPSTSLWSRFYIPMHHLHHHHQLPLLVYFHGGGFCIGSAAWKCYHEFLSRLALETTSIILSVNYRLSPEHRLPAAYEDGLTAVKWLRTKAGSEDHALFISHCDLSNVYLAGDSAGGAIAYHVVTQLGNNNGNMIIKGVILMQPFFGGEERTNSETMSLEQPMKSALSLPTSDAYWRLSLPPGADRNHRWCNPFGRGAPKVDDPQMKIPSMLVCVAELDILKDRNLGFCMALRMAGKKVELKVYNGVGHAFQILHQYSHVSQARTLEMINDIKNFIFSTR from the coding sequence atgagaagaagaagaatgggtgTCATTCCCATGGACTCTCACCTCCCTAAAGTCAACCCTAATCTCCATGTCCCTAAAGACCACTCTTCCATCATAGAAGAAATACAAGGTCTCATCAAGGTCTTCAAAGATGGCCATGTTGAGAGGCTCCCTGTCATGCCAGAGGTCCCACCTTCTTGGTCCTCTAACCATGATGTCCTTAGCAAGGACATAGTCCTACACCCTTCCACTTCTCTTTGGTCTCGTTTCTACATTCCCatgcatcatcttcatcatcatcatcaactccCTTTGCTTGTGTACTTCCATGGAGGAGGGTTTTGCATTGGCTCAGCTGCATGGAAGTGTTACCATGAATTTCTCTCACGTCTAGCACTTGAAACTACGTCTATTATCTTGTCGGTGAATTACCGGCTTTCGCCGGAGCACCGTCTTCCCGCCGCTTATGAAGACGGCCTCACCGCCGTCAAGTGGTTGAGAACCAAAGCTGGCTCTGAGGACCATGCTTTGTTTATCTCTCACTGTGATCTCTCCAACGTTTACCTCGCCGGAGATAGCGCCGGTGGAGCTATAGCTTACCATGTTGTCACTCAACTAGGGAACAACAATGGCAACATGATCATCAAAGGTGTTATATTAATGCAACCTTTCTTTGGTGGAGAAGAGAGAACAAACTCAGAGACGATGAGTTTAGAACAACCGATGAAGTCTGCGTTGAGCTTACCGACGTCGGACGCTTATTGGAGGCTTTCATTGCCTCCGGGGGCTGACCGGAATCACCGGTGGTGCAATCCTTTTGGCAGAGGAGCTCCAAAGGTTGATGATCCTCAGATGAAGATCCCTTCCATGCTTGTTTGTGTTGCAGAGCTTGATATATTGAAGGATAGAAACTTAGGGTTTTGCATGGCTTTGAGAATGGCAGGGAAGAAGGTGGAGCTTAAGGTTTATAATGGAGTTGGCCATGCATTCCAAATTCTTCATCAATACTCTCATGTCTCTCAAGCAAGAACTCTGGAGATGATAAATGATATTAAGAACTTCATATTTAGCACTAgataa
- the LOC120283527 gene encoding uncharacterized protein LOC120283527, translating to MGKKLNAVLGRSTKQTSKLKALFGLCVSRIAILRKQHQTRCLQARGDIAQLIQLGHQDRALSRAEQVIKEQNLLDVFVVIEGYCNLLTERIALLEYQIECPDELIDAISSLIFAASRSGELPELQDIRRKFAVKFGREFASAAVDLRSNCRVNPMMIQKLSTRQPSLESKSRIIREIALEKGIQLNGEELPVEIKEVETKMSTSKIGRNLSRHYKDDSSGVDQVELHLQSMGARQKYNDLGSTTDQRTVVAKKEVVGLSNSKHIETEGWSYPSNELREKCSVRRMNKDENIAVHTVSGFRRESQLSSRNSIKLDMVKSKEEFVVPPQVEGSSTGFNLLDLDKPHFQIKRTILYEQHATGSNTTGSVLEEKESEDQKTYSLGNQFEKKYGIGVVSLPNRRLTRFAAITRNSFHLHSLINAALDEEFHDKHEEVSHPTP from the exons ATGGGGAAGAAGCTGAACGCTGTTCTTGGAAGGAGTACAAAGCAAACATCGAAGTTGAAGGCTTTGTTTGGCCTCTGTGTATCAAGGATAGCCATACTCCGCAAACAACACCAGACGAGATGCTTACAAGCTCGTGGAGATATCGCGCAGCTCATCCAACTTGGTCATCAGGATCGTGCTCTTTCTCGT GCTGAACAAGTAATCAAGGAGCAGAACTTACTGGATGTCTTTGTGGTGATAGAAGGGTATTGCAATCTCTTAACAGAAAGGATAGCCCTCCTAGAGTACCAAAT TGAATGCCCAGATGAGTTGATAGATGCAATCTCAAGCCTCATTTTTGCTGCCTCAAGAAGCGGGGAGTTGCCGGAACTGCAGGATATCCGCCGGAAGTTTGCAGTGAAATTCGGTAGGGAATTTGCCTCTGCTGCAGTGGACCTCCGAAGCAACTGCAGGGTGAATCCAATG ATGATACAAAAGCTATCTACCAGACAGCCAAGCCTAGAAAGTAAGTCAAGAATAATAAGAGAGATTGCTTTGGAGAAAGGGATTCAATTGAATGGTGAAGAACTTCCTGTTGAGATCAAGGAG GTTGAAACAAAAATGAGCACAAGCAAGATAGGAAGAAATTTGTCCAGACACTACAAAGACGATTCATCAGGAGTGGATCAGGTTGAGCTTCACTTACAATCAATGGGAGCTAGACAAAAGTACAACGATTTGGGCAGTACCACTGATCAAAGAACAGTGGTTGCAAAAAAGGAAGTTGTTGGGCTATCAAACTCAAAGCATATAGAAACAGAGGGTTGGTCCTACCCAAGCAATGAATTGAGGGAAAAATGCTCAGTGAGGAGGATGAACAAGGATGAGAACATTGCAGTTCATACAGTCTCTGGTTTCAGAAGAGAATCACAATTGTCTTCAAGAAACAGCATTAAGCTTGATATGGTAAAATCAAAGGAAGAGTTTGTAGTACCACCACAGGTCGAGGGATCATCAACTGGTTTCAACTTGTTAGATTTAGACAAGCCTCATTTTCAGATAAAGAGGACAATTTTATATGAACAACATGCCACAGGATCTAATACAACAGGGAGTGTTCTTGAAGAGAAGGAAAGTGAAGATCAGAAGACGTATAGTTTAGGAAACCAATTTGAGAAAAAATATGGAATAGGGGTTGTGTCATTACCAAACAGAAGGCTGACGAGGTTTGCAGCAATAACCAGGAACAGTTTCCACTTGCACAGCCTGATCAATGCAGCTCTAGATGAAGAATTCCATGACAAGCATGAAGAAGTTAGCCATCCAACTCCCTAG
- the LOC120250005 gene encoding uncharacterized protein DDB_G0275933, whose amino-acid sequence MGFVQESRENQVKKKAEEGLRSIMKQKALKECDHYTAKYAECAMGRTISVVWQCRKQAKELNECLHQFTNDSVLEEMKKNYMLEQEKKNNNRI is encoded by the exons atGGGATTCGTGCAGGAGAGCAGGGAGAACCAGGTCAAGAAGAAAGCGGAAGAAG GTCTGCGCAGCATAATGAAGCAAAAGGCGCTCAAAGAATGTGATCATTACACTGCAAAATATGCAGAATGTGCTATGGGAAGAACTATATCTGTAGTATGGCAGTGTCGTAAACAAGCGAAAGAGTTGAATGAATGCCTTCACCAATT TACTAACGACAGTGTTCtggaggagatgaagaagaactaCATGCtcgaacaagaaaaaaagaataacaacAGGATCTAA
- the LOC120283529 gene encoding homologous-pairing protein 2 homolog codes for MAPKSESVEGIVLSYVNEQNRPLNSQNVADALQKFKLKKTAIQKALDTLSDSGQISFKEYGKQKIYLARQDQFNILNSEELDQMKKANSKLQAELEVQKKAIVEVEAENRALQSNLTLEEIRTKESKLKAEVSLMEEKLEKLRTGIVLVKPEDKKATEEAYREKINQWRKRKRIFKELWDTLTDNSPKDLKEFKEELGIEFDEDVGVSLQLYGDLMTSRKRKRAS; via the exons ATGGCTCCCAAGTCCGAAAGCGTTGAag GCATCGTTCTGAGCTACGTCAACGAG CAAAACAGGCCATTGAATTCCCAAAATGTTGCTGATGCGCTGCAAAAATTCAAACTCAAGAAGACTGCCATCCAGAAGGCATTGGATACACTCTCTGATAGTGGACAGATCTCATTCAAAGAATATGGTAAACAGAAAATTTACCTTGCCCGGCAAGATCAGTTTAACATACTCAACTCAGAGGAGCTTGACCAGATGAAGAAGGCAAACAGCAAATTGCAGGcagaacttgaagttcaaaagAAAGCAATAGTTGAGGTTGAAGCTG AAAATCGTGCTCTACAATCAAATCTAACATTGGAAGAAATAAGGACCAAAGAATCCAAACTAAAAGCAGAG GTTTCTTTAATGGAGGAGAAGCTTGAGAAATTGCGCACTGGAATTGTTTTGGTGAAACCTGAAGACAAGAAGGCGACTGAGGAAGCATATCGAGAGAAGATTAACCAGTGGAGGAAGCGTAAGAGGATTTTTAAAGAGCTCTGGGACACCTTGACTGATAACTCACCCAAGGACTTGAAAGAATTTAAG GAGGAGCTTGGAAttgaatttgatgaagatgtTGGGGTTAGTTTGCAGTTATATGGTGACTTAATGACCTctaggaagaggaagagggcATCCTAA
- the LOC120249666 gene encoding serine/threonine-protein kinase prp4, translating to MGSEETRSPHSRSRCRSPEDGAEGESKRRKHRHHRHRHRHHRSGHGRERHEGEALDLEAEAGAVSVGAERIDEYEREEGEILEEEDGVEPERRDLVHGDEGVEKESRRGDVDENDSSGSRSRSWGSGENLHRKKRKGEHGDEALPAKLGKLLLSRGSDSQDAGRKSSDRDDKPGTSRDRHRDRSRSQERERRKDSERENGRAVDKIRSNERKDDRERESSIHSRHEERGDSRDVRERDRERDRNHRRSSWDRDSVEVGKRSRGERERSISHSRHDIGGDRHDSQDREYEREQRKHSRSSLDRDGERRRAMSRERYRERESVRERENVRERDRDGSDRDKKQLRDRETLRYDDRERGWHASRDRQRDSRNSRYDELESRNERTKPKELVREVSSATRPTEELKGKPVREEEEEDYEEKIEQQLAQQDEDDVEKIKEESRKRRLAILEKYNKQKQLAQHTEAGPNNHEKEEKQSTPSPDKEKMHDPNDNAAAAGQAPTQGLENRHDPSDLYIAEPSFALGKSPVQNGKSTVDNSAVAHGLGEGTPKSERSEDMFCDDIFGESPTGVRKSGKVDGIQIEGSGLLDNWDDAEGYYSYRFGEVLDGRYEVIASHGKGVFSTVVRAKDLKAGKGDPEEVAIKIIRNNETMYKAGLEELTILKKLAGADPDDRRHCVRFISNFKYRNHLCLVFESLHMNLREVLKKFGRNIGLKLTAVRAYAKQLFIALKHLRNCGVLHCDIKPDNMLVNEAKNVLKLCDFGNAMFAGKNEITPYLVSRFYRAPEIILGLSYDHPMDIWSVGCCLYELYSGKVLFPGPSNNDMLRLHMELKGPFPKKMLRKGAFTEQHFDQDLNFHATEEDPVSKKIIKRLLLNIKLKDIGVLISGSPGEDPKMLANFKDLLERIFVLDPEKRMTVSQALSHPFITGK from the exons ATGGGAAGCGAAGAGACTCGATCTCCTCACTCTCGTAGCAGGTGCCGCAGCCCAGAGGACGGAGCCGAGGGGGAATCGAAGCGCCGGAAGCATCGTCACCACCGCCACCGTCATCGCCACCATCGAAGTGGGCATGGACGCGAGAGGCATGAAGGTGAGGCCCTTGATCTTGAGGCGGAGGCAGGTGCAGTCTCCGTGGGAGCTGAGAGGATTGATGAGTATGAGAGGGAAGAGGGCGAGATTCTTGAAGAGGAGGATGGTGTTGAACCGGAGAGAAGGGATTTGGTGCATGGAGATGAAGGGGTTGAGAAGGAAAGCAGGCGTGGAGATGTTGATGAGAATGATTCGAGTGGATCCCGATCGAGATCTTGGGGTTCTGGGGAGAATTTGCATCGAAAGAAACGGAAAGGCGAGCATGGTGATGAGGCTTTGCCTGCAAAGTTGGGAAAACTCTTGCTGAGCAGAGGCTCTGATTCGCAGGATGCTGGAAGGAAGAGTTCGGATAGAGATGACAAGCCTGGTACATCGAGGGATCGTCACAGGGATCGATCAAGGTCCCAAGAAAGGGAAAGAAGGAAAGATTCTGAGCGAGAGAATGGTCGGGCAGTTGATAAAATTCGTTCAAATGAAAGGAAAGATgacagagaaagagagagtagCATTCATAGCAGGCATGAAGAAAGAGGGGATAGTCGTGATGTCCGTGAGAGAGATAGAGAACGAGACCGGAACCACCGGAGGAGCTCCTGGGACAGAGATAGTGTTGAGGTAGGAAAACGTAGCCGcggagaaagagaaagaagcatTAGTCATAGTAGGCATGATATAGGGGGAGATAGGCATGATAGTCAAGATAGAGAGTATGAGCGAGAGCAAAGGAAACATAGTCGTAGTTCTTTGGATAGAGATGGGGAGCGACGGAGAGCTATGAGTAGGGAGAGATACAGGGAAAGGGAGAGTGTGAGGGAGAGGGAGAATGTGAGGGAGAGGGACAGAGATGGCAGTGATAGAGATAAGAAGCAGCTTAGGGATAGAGAAACACTTAGATATGATGACAGGGAACGAGGGTGGCATGCCAGTCGGGACAGGCAGAGGGATTCTAGGAACTCAAGATATGATGAACTCGAATCCCGCAATGAGAGAACAAAGCCTAAGGAGCTCGTGCGGGAAGTAAGTTCTGCTACACGCCCAACTGAGGAACTAAAGGGTAAACCTGTGAG ggaggaagaagaagaagattatgAGGAAAAAATTGAGCAACAACTTGCGCAACAGGATGAAGATGACGTTGAGAAAATTAAGGAGGAAAGCAGAAAAAGAAGGTTGGCTATCCTTGAAAAGTATAATAAACAGAAACAATTGGCGCAACATACTGAAGCTGGACCTAATAATCATGAGAAAG AGGAGAAGCAATCTACTCCATCTCCTGACAAGGAGAAAATGCATGATCCGAATGAtaatgctgctgctgctggacAGGCCCCAACTCAAGGTCTAGAGAATAGGCATGATCCTTCAGATTTATATATTGCTGAGCCCTCATTTGCTCTAGGTAAATCACCTGTGCAAAATGGAAAGAGTACTGTTGATAATTCTGCCGTTGCTCATGGACTTGGTGAGGGCACTCCAAAG aGTGAAAGATCAGAAGACATGTTTTGTGACGACATCTTTGGAGAATCTCCCACTGGTGTTCGTAAATCG GGCAAGGTAGATGGTATACAGATTGAAGGAAGTGGTCTTCTTGATAACTGGGACGATGCAGAAGGTTACTATA GTTACAGGTTTGGGGAAGTGCTAGATGGGCGTTATGAAGTTATAGCATCTCATGGGAAAGGTGTATTTTCTACTGTTGTTCGTGCAAAAGATCTAAAAGCAGGCAAAGGAGATCCTGAAGAGGTTGCCATAAAAATCATTCGCAACAATGAAACCAT GTATAAGGCAGGTTTAGAAGAATTGACCATACTGAAAAAGCTAGCAGGCGCAGATCCTGATGACAGACGCCATTGTGTTAGgtttatttcaaatttcaagTATCGAAATCatctttgtttagtttttgaatCTCTTCATATGAACCTTCGGGAGGTTCTAAAGAAATTTGGTCGTAATATTGGACTGAAACTGACTGCTGTGAGGGCATATGCAAAGCAGCTTTTTATTGCGTTGAAGCATCTCAGGAATTGTGGAGTTTTACATTGTGATATAAAGCCTGATAATATGCTG GTAAATGAGGCTAAGAACGTGCTAAAGCTTTGTGATTTTGGCAATGCTATGTTTGCTGGCAAAAATGAGATTACACCTTACCTGGTTAGCCGCTTCTACCGTGCTCCAGAAATAA TTCTTGGATTGTCATATGATCATCCCATGGACATTTGGTCAGTTGGCTGCTGTTTGTATGAACTATACTCTGGAAAAGTTCTCTTCCCTGGCCCATCTAACAATGACATGCTTCGGCTTCATATGGAATTGAAGGGGCCTTTCCCAAAAAAGATGCTCCGAAAG GGTGCATTCACTGAGCAGCATTTTGATCAGGACCTGAATTTTCATGCAACAGAGGAGGATCCTGTTTCCAAGAAG ATTATAAAGAGGCTTCTCCTAAACATCAAACTGAAGGATATTGGCGTGCTCATTTCAGGGTCCCCTGGTGAGGATCCTAAAATGTTGGCCAATTTCAAAGATCTTCTAGAAAGGATATTTGTGTTGGACCCAGAGAAGAGGATGACCGTATCTCAAGCTTTGAGTCATCCATTCATCACGGGCAAGTGA
- the LOC120249806 gene encoding dihydrolipoyllysine-residue acetyltransferase component 4 of pyruvate dehydrogenase complex, chloroplastic, whose translation MALSFSSSLSSSRPLLRRPASAPRSSRALTVQAKIREIFMPALSSTMTEGKIVSWVKSEGDRLSKGESVVVVESDKADMDVETFYDGILAAIVVPEGESAPVGAPIGLLAESEDEIPLAKAQAQSQSKSETQSQAPPPPPPPPPAADASPPSSPPSAPAPATVASSRTVITPYAKKLAKQNKVDIATVVGTGPYGRITPSDIEAAAGIQTKKPAPASPASAANGVAAAPAATGTPPAARVLPEIPGSTVVPFTTMQSAVSKNMVESLSVPAFRVGYPVTTDALDALYEKVKPKGVTMTVLLAKAAAMALAQHPIVNASCKDGKSFTYNSSINIAVAVAIDGGLITPVLQDADKLDIYLLSQKWKELVKKARSKQLQPNEYNSGTFTLSNLGMFGVDRFDAILPPGQGAIMAVGASKPTVMADSEGFFSVKSKMLVNVTADHRIIYGADLAAFLQTFAKIIEDPDNLTL comes from the exons ATGGcgctctccttctcctcctccctcTCCTCCTCTCGCCCTCTCCTCCGCCGCCCCGCTTCTGCGCCTCGTTCTTCTCGGGCGCTTACCGTGCAGGCCAAGATCCGCGAGATCTTCATGCCGGCGCTGAGCTCCACGATGACGGAGGGCAAGATCGTGTCGTGGGTGAAGTCTGAGGGGGATCGCCTCTCCAAGGGCGAGAGCGTTGTCGTTGTTGAGTCCGACAAGGCTGATATGGATGTTGAGACTTTCTATGATGGTATTCTTGCCGCCATTGTTGTGCCTGAGGGAGAGTCCGCCCCCGTTGGTGCCCCTATTGGCCTTCTTGCTGAATCCGAGGATGAGATTCCTCTGGCAAAGGCTCAGGCGCAATCTCAATCCAAATCTGAAACTCAATCCCAAGCcccaccacctccacctcctcctcctcctgctGCTGATGCTTCCCCTCCGTCTTCTCCTCCCTCTGCTCCCGCTCCGGCTACGGTGGCTTCTTCGAGGACGGTCATCACGCCGTATGCGAAGAAGCTGGCGAAGCAGAACAAGGTGGATATCGCCACTGTAGTGGGCACTGGACCGTACGGGAGAATCACACCTTCCGACATTGAGGCGGCCGCTGGGATCCAGACCAAGAAACCAGCTCCTGCATCCCCAGCGTCAGCTGCTAATGGCGTTGCTGCTGCTCCTGCTGCTACTGGGACTCCACCGGCTGCTAGAGTGCTACCGGAGATCCCTGGTTCGACTGTGGTGCCATTCACTACGATGCAATCGGCCGTGTCCAAGAACATGGTGGAGAGCCTCTCAGTGCCGGCTTTTCGTGTTGGATATCCCGTAACAACTGATGCCCTTGATGCTCTCTATGAAAAG GTGAAGCCAAAAGGTGTTACCATGACTGTTCTTTTGGCAAAAGCTGCTGCAATGGCACTTGCACAGCATCCTATTGTGAATGCTAGCTGCAAAGATGGAAAGAGTTTCACTTACAATAGCAGCATTAACATTGCAGTGGCAGTGGCCATTGATGGCGGCCTCATAACTCCTGTTCTTCAGGATGCTGATAAG TTGGATATATACCTTCTTTCACAAAAGTGGAAGGAGCTGGTAAAGAAGGCCCGCTCGAAACAACTTCAGCCAAATGAGTATAATTCAG GGACCTTTACATTATCCAATCTTGGTATGTTTGGGGTGGACAGATTTGATGCTATTCTTCCTCCAGGCCAG GGTGCTATAATGGCTGTTGGAGCATCAAAGCCCACAGTTATGGCTGACAGTGAAGGATTTTTCTCTGTTAAGAGTAAAATGCTG gtGAATGTCACAGCAGATCACCGGATCATCTACGGTGCGGACTTGGCAGCCTTCCTCCAGACATTTGCAAAGATCATTGAGGACCCTGACAACTTAACACTCTAA